One segment of Thermomicrobiales bacterium DNA contains the following:
- a CDS encoding acyl-CoA dehydrogenase, which translates to EGAGFLIAMGVFDRSRPMIAAIAVGVIQRCLDESIAYAMERQTMGQPIIQHQSVGDKIAQMAVRAEAARLLTYQSAARYDAGERNTLESAYAKVFGADSAMWAATEAVQVFGGNGYSEEFPVAKLFRDAKLLQIYEGTSEIQHHVIRRELIRARTTK; encoded by the coding sequence AGAGGGTGCCGGTTTCCTGATCGCGATGGGTGTGTTCGACCGCTCGCGCCCGATGATCGCCGCGATTGCGGTTGGCGTCATCCAGCGCTGTCTGGACGAATCGATCGCCTACGCGATGGAGCGCCAGACGATGGGACAGCCAATCATCCAGCACCAGTCGGTCGGCGACAAGATCGCGCAGATGGCGGTGCGCGCCGAGGCGGCACGGTTGCTGACCTACCAGTCTGCCGCGCGCTACGACGCCGGAGAACGCAACACGCTGGAGTCGGCGTACGCCAAGGTGTTCGGTGCGGACAGCGCAATGTGGGCGGCGACAGAGGCGGTGCAGGTCTTTGGCGGCAACGGCTATTCCGAAGAGTTCCCGGTCGCCAAGCTATTCCGTGACGCGAAGTTGCTGCAGATCTACGAGGGCACCAGCGAGATTCAGCATCACGTCATTCGCCGCGAGCTGATTCGCGCGCGCACGACGAAATGA